GAGCAAACATtcaatactactccctccgtccacaaataagtagaCGTGCAGAATTTttaaggtaaattagtaaaagaaGCGAATTTTTTTATTGAAAAGATGCATCCAacatctctctcctctttaattatttcacTCCCAATGGTCTAGGTGCatgtacaaaattaagataacatgtgctgaatattattgggtttgatttccgtgcAATAAAAGAGAAACAACATTTGCTAATTTAAAATACATTGAAAACATAAAAGTACACTCTTTCATGGACAAAGTTTGAAACTAGATGTTCACTTATTTGAGAACGGATGAAGTACGTAGTAATTAAGTAGGGATACAGTGCGTTGGCACGCAAACGGCACAATGTCCATACTGGAATCGGACACGATCTCCCACACCGGTCCCAAATGGCGATCATTTCTTGATCTTGGGCTGCTTCACTATCATCACCGAGCAGTTCGCGTTGTGGGCGCAGTAGTCGCTCACGCTCCCAAGAAATGCCCTGAAACAGGCAGGAGTTCAGTCGAAATCCATCACCATTAGCTTGAAGTTCCTCAGCTTAAACCTGCAGAATCAATGGAGAACAAAAGCAACAAAATGCTTTACCTCCTGATGGCGCCGTAGCCCTGGCTGCCGACGACAAGGATATCAGCGCCGTGCTTCTCGACCGCGTTGCAGATGACGTTCCCCGGCTGCCCATCCATCACCTCCACAACACCCTCCACCTGCGAATTTTGTTGCAGTACAACAGTGCAATGTGATATGATATATGATCTTATTACAATAGTACATTTTTTCTCTGTCGATCGAGAAATAGAATCGGAGGAATTGGTGGTTGGGTGTTACCGAGTTGGCGACGCAGAGGCTGCGCGCCTTCTCGATGACTTCATCGGCCTTCTTGCGCAGGTCCTCCTCCACGTACCCCGACACGTCTGCGGCAACGGCTGAAATAAAATGATCGTATCCCCAGAATTCAGTCAGTCAGTCAGTCAGAGCTTGCTCCGATCCATCAAGCAGGTGAATTCCAAACCGGAAGACGGAACGATGAAGGATTCAAGAGGGGGGTTGACGTACCGGCGCCGCCCATGGTGAAGACGGATGACGAGCCCTGCTTGGCGTGGACGACGACGAGCTCCGTTGCCTCGCTGGCCGTCGCCACGTACCTCACGGCCCACTCAAGCGCGCTG
This region of Lolium perenne isolate Kyuss_39 chromosome 2, Kyuss_2.0, whole genome shotgun sequence genomic DNA includes:
- the LOC127331558 gene encoding uncharacterized protein translates to MAETKVAAAAAGPVEEERSKTVVVVGVDDSEHSYSALEWAVRYVATASEATELVVVHAKQGSSSVFTMGGAAVAADVSGYVEEDLRKKADEVIEKARSLCVANSVEGVVEVMDGQPGNVICNAVEKHGADILVVGSQGYGAIRRAFLGSVSDYCAHNANCSVMIVKQPKIKK